Proteins found in one Bremerella volcania genomic segment:
- the coxB gene encoding cytochrome c oxidase subunit II gives MLSILADTMFFPPERSTVAGSVDGLFDFIYYLSLFFFVLIIGAMIYFVLKYYQRPGHTETPSPSHNEALEITWSVIPSILVGVIFFFGFTGYLNVREAPENAYEIQVIASKWNWVFKYPNGAESSDLHIPVDRDVKFLLQSQDVLHSFYIPAFRIKMDCVPARYTSTWARATHTTGSGIDDSGHAPLRLFCAEYCGEQHSKMHRGVFVHETADFDQWVEKAANILENNPPEIAGEILFKRKGCAQCHSVEGDNSAKYPGPPLNGQWGTERQVIPRGSSSPITVTMDENYVRQSIRQPNSEIVVGRKPGMTVFTPQLLKDEEITAIIAYLKSIK, from the coding sequence ATGCTTTCCATCCTGGCGGATACCATGTTTTTCCCGCCCGAGCGGTCGACGGTCGCTGGAAGTGTCGACGGGTTGTTTGACTTCATCTACTACCTGTCGTTGTTCTTCTTCGTGCTTATCATTGGTGCGATGATTTACTTCGTTCTGAAGTATTATCAGCGTCCCGGACACACGGAAACGCCTTCCCCTTCGCATAACGAAGCGCTGGAAATCACCTGGAGTGTGATTCCTTCGATCCTGGTCGGCGTGATCTTCTTCTTCGGTTTCACCGGGTATCTCAACGTACGGGAAGCCCCGGAAAACGCCTATGAGATCCAAGTCATTGCGAGCAAATGGAACTGGGTGTTTAAGTATCCCAATGGTGCTGAATCGAGCGACTTGCACATTCCCGTCGATCGCGATGTGAAGTTCCTGCTGCAATCGCAGGATGTTCTCCACAGTTTTTACATTCCTGCGTTCCGCATCAAAATGGACTGCGTCCCGGCCCGCTACACGTCGACCTGGGCACGAGCGACCCACACCACCGGCAGCGGCATTGATGACAGCGGTCATGCCCCGCTTCGTTTATTCTGTGCTGAGTACTGTGGTGAGCAGCACTCCAAGATGCATCGTGGTGTCTTCGTTCACGAAACCGCGGACTTCGATCAATGGGTCGAGAAGGCTGCCAACATTCTGGAAAACAATCCTCCGGAAATCGCAGGCGAGATCTTGTTTAAGCGAAAAGGCTGTGCCCAGTGTCACTCGGTTGAAGGTGATAATTCCGCCAAATACCCTGGACCTCCGCTCAACGGACAGTGGGGAACCGAGCGCCAAGTCATTCCCCGCGGCTCCAGTTCTCCGATTACCGTGACGATGGACGAAAACTACGTTCGTCAGTCGATTCGTCAACCGAACTCCGAGATCGTCGTCGGACGCAAGCCAGGCATGACCGTGTTCACGCCACAGTTGCTCAAGGACGAAGAAATCACGGCGATCATCGCCTACTTGAAGTCAATTAAGTAG
- a CDS encoding cytochrome c oxidase subunit I: MSTITPETHIDSGHNDDPSSNYLTSSSGFMSWAFTLDHKRIGVMYLVGIFAAFFLGGVLALLLRLHLMVPNGLFGDWVSLNSYNQLFTLHGAVMIFLFIIPSVPAALGNFVLPLMVGAKDVAFPRMNLASFHLWVFGAIFFLIALVTTGLDTGWTFYTPYSIETQTNVIAATIGAFILGFSSIFTGLNFIVTVNTMRPPGMTWFKMPLFMWAIYATAIIQILATPVLGITLLLLMGERILGIGIFDPSMGGDPVLFQHFFWFYSHPAVYIMILPAMGIISELMSVYSRKPIFGYTFIAYSSIAIALLGFLVWGHHMFVSGQSPMAAVIFSGLTFSVSIPSAIKVFNWTATMYKGNINLATPMCYALSFIFLFTIGGLTGLFLGALATDVHLHDTYFVVAHFHYVMMGGTVIAFVGGLYHWWPKMFGVMYNEFFGRLFCAVVFFGFNLTFLPQFVMGSRGMPRRYATYVDEYQIYHVLSTIGALALGIGMVGAIAVLVISLFNGRKAPANPWGAATLEWTCTSPPPYYNFEHAPHVDSPYDYSGLKYDPQIGGYVKDPNAPKPAAGHH; the protein is encoded by the coding sequence ATGTCCACGATTACACCAGAAACACACATTGATAGCGGTCATAACGACGACCCCAGTTCGAACTATCTGACTAGTTCGTCAGGTTTCATGTCGTGGGCCTTCACGCTCGACCACAAGCGGATCGGGGTAATGTACCTCGTTGGGATTTTCGCCGCGTTTTTCCTGGGGGGCGTCCTAGCCCTCCTGCTGCGATTGCACCTGATGGTTCCCAACGGATTGTTTGGCGACTGGGTTTCGCTCAATAGCTACAACCAGTTGTTCACGCTTCACGGTGCGGTGATGATCTTCTTGTTCATCATCCCCAGCGTTCCAGCTGCTCTGGGCAACTTCGTCCTGCCGCTGATGGTCGGTGCCAAGGACGTGGCATTTCCTCGAATGAACTTGGCCAGCTTCCACCTGTGGGTCTTCGGAGCGATCTTCTTTTTGATCGCTCTGGTTACCACAGGCCTGGATACCGGTTGGACCTTCTACACTCCGTACAGTATCGAAACGCAAACCAACGTGATCGCCGCCACCATCGGTGCGTTCATCCTCGGTTTCAGTTCGATCTTTACCGGTTTGAACTTCATCGTCACGGTGAACACCATGCGTCCACCAGGCATGACCTGGTTCAAGATGCCGCTGTTCATGTGGGCCATTTATGCCACGGCGATTATTCAGATTCTGGCGACGCCGGTTCTCGGCATTACGCTGCTGCTGCTGATGGGCGAACGCATTCTGGGCATTGGCATCTTCGATCCAAGCATGGGTGGTGACCCGGTTTTGTTCCAGCACTTCTTCTGGTTCTACTCGCACCCGGCTGTGTACATCATGATTCTCCCTGCCATGGGGATCATCAGCGAACTGATGTCGGTTTACAGCCGTAAGCCGATTTTCGGTTACACGTTCATTGCCTACAGCTCGATCGCGATCGCTCTGCTGGGCTTCCTCGTTTGGGGACACCATATGTTCGTTAGTGGCCAAAGCCCGATGGCGGCGGTGATCTTCAGCGGTTTAACCTTCAGCGTGTCGATTCCCTCGGCCATCAAGGTCTTCAACTGGACCGCCACGATGTACAAGGGAAACATCAACCTGGCAACGCCGATGTGCTATGCCTTGTCGTTTATCTTCCTGTTCACCATCGGCGGTTTGACCGGTTTGTTCCTGGGTGCGTTGGCTACCGACGTTCACCTGCACGATACATACTTCGTCGTCGCTCACTTCCACTACGTGATGATGGGCGGAACGGTGATTGCGTTCGTCGGCGGCCTCTATCACTGGTGGCCTAAGATGTTCGGCGTGATGTACAACGAATTCTTCGGACGCCTGTTCTGTGCGGTGGTCTTCTTCGGATTCAACCTGACCTTCCTGCCACAGTTTGTGATGGGCTCGCGCGGAATGCCTCGCCGTTATGCTACCTACGTCGACGAGTATCAGATTTACCATGTTCTGTCGACGATCGGAGCTTTGGCCCTCGGTATCGGCATGGTGGGTGCGATTGCCGTCCTAGTTATCTCCCTGTTCAACGGACGCAAGGCTCCTGCCAACCCTTGGGGTGCTGCAACCTTGGAATGGACCTGTACCAGCCCACCTCCTTATTACAACTTTGAACACGCACCGCATGTCGATTCCCCCTACGACTATAGCGGCCTGAAATACGATCCTCAGATTGGCGGCTACGTGAAAGATCCCAACGCGCCTAAGCCTGCGGCGGGTCATCACTAA